A genome region from Tolypothrix sp. PCC 7712 includes the following:
- a CDS encoding GumC family protein yields the protein MPTKQEEREVIDVQQYWTVLKRRWPVTTVVIGSVFGLTALVTFLQKPVYESQAKLLFNKQNGVSSLTGLSSQVGELSGLTNLSNPVDTEAEVIRSNPIVLKTITSLDLKDKSGKPLTIEKFLKLLKLKTIRGTDVMQLSYRSTNPQEAASVINSLMNYYLENNVRTNRAEARSAREFLNRQLPEVEKRVLKAEMALRRFKEKNRVVALDVEAKVGVEGLKELAEEITRTQGELTAAKTRSLALQNQMKLNTDTAVELTTLSQSPGVQQVLTEYQKVQDELAVARTRLTEDNPKIINLENQAVALKNQLEGRVAQTIGNSEYMPEQNLQIGNLKQTLTENLVKSEVERLALTNQVAELKQVLLVNKNRLDSLPRLEQQQLQLQRQLKVAQVTYEQLSKQLQEVEVVENQNVGNARVISEALVADKSVSPIIPLNLALGGILGIILGAGTALVLESIDNSLKTVEEAKRLLDYPLLGAIPQAEKAKGSEGVGEVELPVLNNPYSPVSSAFEMLQTNLSFSISDKMLKVIAISSSIPGEGKSFVAANLAVAVAQLGRRVLLVDADMRRPRQHKIWEQNNLVGLSNILVGQTELQTTSKEALMTLDIITAGTIPPNPAALLNSQRIATFIKEATQEYDFVIIDCPPLTLVADALMLSKLVDGILLVVRPGVANTGSVNATKMLLEQSGHQVLGMVANGVTPESSYGGYYAKSYYGAKQSHKNGKVDASISKIRIL from the coding sequence ATGCCTACTAAGCAAGAAGAGCGTGAAGTCATTGATGTCCAACAGTATTGGACAGTTCTCAAAAGGCGTTGGCCAGTGACAACAGTTGTAATTGGCTCTGTGTTTGGCTTGACAGCCTTAGTAACCTTCCTTCAAAAACCAGTTTACGAATCACAAGCCAAACTATTATTTAACAAACAAAATGGAGTGTCATCACTGACTGGTTTGTCTTCCCAAGTAGGAGAACTGAGCGGTTTAACCAACCTCAGCAATCCAGTGGATACAGAAGCCGAGGTCATCCGCTCAAATCCTATCGTCCTCAAAACCATTACCAGCCTTGACCTCAAGGATAAATCTGGTAAACCACTGACAATTGAAAAGTTTCTGAAATTACTCAAATTGAAAACCATCCGGGGAACGGATGTCATGCAGCTTTCCTACCGCAGCACTAATCCGCAAGAAGCTGCATCTGTAATTAATTCCCTGATGAACTATTACTTAGAAAATAATGTTCGGACAAACCGCGCAGAAGCGAGGTCTGCAAGAGAATTTTTAAATCGGCAATTACCAGAGGTAGAGAAACGAGTTTTAAAGGCAGAAATGGCCTTGCGCCGATTTAAAGAAAAAAATAGGGTAGTTGCTCTAGATGTAGAAGCAAAAGTTGGTGTTGAAGGATTAAAAGAGCTAGCCGAGGAAATTACCAGAACTCAAGGGGAACTCACTGCTGCTAAAACTCGCTCTCTGGCTCTGCAAAATCAAATGAAATTGAATACAGATACCGCTGTTGAACTCACCACCTTAAGTCAATCTCCTGGGGTACAGCAAGTACTTACAGAATACCAAAAAGTACAAGACGAGTTAGCTGTGGCACGGACTCGCTTGACAGAAGACAACCCAAAAATTATCAATTTGGAGAATCAAGCAGTAGCTCTTAAAAACCAATTAGAAGGGAGAGTTGCTCAAACCATAGGCAATTCTGAGTATATGCCAGAGCAAAATTTGCAAATTGGCAACCTCAAGCAGACTTTAACTGAAAATTTAGTTAAATCAGAAGTAGAACGTTTAGCATTAACTAACCAAGTAGCAGAATTAAAGCAGGTACTTTTAGTCAACAAAAACCGATTGGATAGCTTACCTCGGCTGGAACAACAACAGCTACAGTTACAACGACAGTTGAAGGTAGCCCAAGTTACCTATGAACAACTGTCGAAGCAGTTACAAGAAGTTGAAGTTGTAGAAAACCAAAATGTTGGTAATGCAAGGGTCATATCTGAAGCTTTAGTTGCTGATAAGTCTGTTTCTCCAATTATTCCTCTAAACTTGGCACTAGGGGGAATTTTGGGAATTATATTGGGTGCAGGCACAGCACTGGTGTTGGAATCTATAGATAATTCCCTCAAGACTGTAGAAGAAGCCAAGCGACTTTTGGACTATCCTTTGCTGGGTGCAATTCCACAGGCTGAAAAAGCTAAAGGTAGTGAAGGTGTGGGAGAAGTAGAATTACCTGTACTCAACAATCCCTATTCACCAGTGTCTTCAGCTTTTGAGATGCTGCAAACTAATTTAAGTTTTAGCATTTCTGACAAGATGCTGAAAGTAATTGCCATAAGCAGTTCAATTCCTGGCGAAGGAAAATCTTTTGTAGCTGCTAACTTAGCAGTAGCAGTAGCCCAACTCGGACGGCGAGTATTGTTAGTGGATGCAGATATGCGTCGCCCTCGCCAGCATAAAATTTGGGAGCAAAATAACCTTGTAGGACTAAGTAATATTTTAGTCGGTCAAACTGAGTTACAAACTACCTCTAAAGAAGCTTTGATGACTCTGGATATTATTACGGCTGGGACAATTCCACCTAACCCGGCTGCACTTTTAAATTCTCAACGCATTGCTACATTTATTAAGGAAGCAACTCAAGAATATGACTTTGTAATTATCGACTGTCCACCTTTGACTTTGGTGGCTGATGCCTTGATGTTGAGTAAGTTGGTAGATGGAATTCTGCTGGTTGTACGTCCTGGTGTTGCTAATACTGGGTCAGTTAATGCTACCAAGATGTTGTTAGAGCAGTCTGGTCATCAGGTTTTGGGGATGGTAGCTAATGGTGTTACTCCTGAAAGTAGCTACGGTGGCTATTATGCAAAGAGTTATTACGGAGCAAAGCAATCTCACAAAAATGGGAAAGTTGATGCTTCAATATCAAAAATTCGGATTTTGTGA
- a CDS encoding MATE family efflux transporter has protein sequence MSTLAGFIAIPLTAKYLETERFGLWLILSSLLSWISIADFGLANSLTNALATADANEDRQIAKEFVSSAFYLMLLIALILFIVFLILYPSISWERVFNINSMLAKQEVGVSIFVCWILFIIRLPLSIPSRIYAAYQEGYWYQIWGAFSSFLSIISIITAIYIHANLPWLIVASFGTLLIGDIFSGIHLFCFKRKWLAPKYENFNGLQCKWLLKTGFQFWIAQISAILIFQTDLIIVAQLFGASSVASYGITLKLFSLILYISSSFIISLWPAYSEALAKGDYTWINNTFKMSIYISFIWSLFVGILLVIFSPQLISLLVNKEAIPHISLLLAMLFTTVLNCIAQCVAMLVNGLGELKLQAILSPVSAISNIILSVFLGNLLGVSGVAWSTGICILLFSLGAVGVDIINKLKLRISNINYL, from the coding sequence ATGTCTACTCTAGCTGGATTTATTGCAATTCCACTAACAGCTAAATATTTAGAAACAGAAAGATTTGGTCTATGGTTGATATTAAGTTCTTTATTAAGCTGGATAAGTATTGCTGATTTTGGTTTAGCAAATAGTTTAACAAATGCATTAGCAACAGCTGATGCTAATGAAGATAGGCAGATAGCCAAAGAGTTTGTATCAAGTGCATTTTATCTAATGCTCTTAATAGCATTAATCTTATTCATAGTCTTCTTAATACTATATCCATCAATCTCTTGGGAACGAGTATTCAATATAAATTCAATGCTGGCAAAACAAGAAGTAGGAGTATCAATTTTTGTATGTTGGATTTTGTTTATCATCCGTCTGCCACTTTCAATTCCTAGTCGCATCTATGCAGCCTATCAAGAAGGATATTGGTATCAAATATGGGGTGCCTTCAGTAGTTTTTTATCAATAATTAGTATAATAACTGCCATTTATATTCATGCTAACTTACCCTGGCTAATAGTAGCTAGCTTCGGAACTTTACTGATAGGAGATATATTTTCTGGCATCCATTTATTTTGTTTTAAACGGAAATGGTTAGCACCTAAATATGAAAATTTTAACGGGCTTCAATGTAAATGGCTCTTAAAAACTGGGTTTCAGTTCTGGATTGCTCAAATCTCAGCAATTTTAATTTTTCAAACAGATCTAATTATTGTTGCTCAATTATTTGGTGCGAGTTCAGTAGCAAGTTATGGAATTACTTTAAAATTGTTCTCTCTGATTCTATATATTTCATCCTCATTTATTATTTCTCTTTGGCCAGCCTATAGTGAAGCTTTAGCTAAAGGAGATTATACCTGGATTAATAATACATTTAAAATGTCGATTTATATCAGCTTCATCTGGTCTCTATTTGTAGGCATATTACTAGTTATATTTTCTCCGCAACTTATCAGCTTATTAGTTAATAAAGAAGCAATTCCACATATTAGCTTGCTTTTGGCGATGCTATTTACAACAGTATTAAATTGTATTGCCCAATGTGTAGCAATGTTGGTTAATGGGTTAGGCGAATTAAAGTTACAAGCTATATTATCCCCTGTTTCTGCTATTAGTAATATTATTTTATCAGTTTTCTTAGGTAATTTACTAGGTGTTTCAGGAGTAGCTTGGTCTACAGGAATTTGTATTTTGTTATTCTCTTTAGGAGCAGTAGGTGTTGATATTATAAATAAGCTGAAATTAAGAATTAGTAATATAAATTATTTGTAG
- a CDS encoding methyltransferase domain-containing protein: MIKNCPICSSKRDVYFTATIINKYEVSYLYCNNCGLLQTEYPYWLEEAYSSAIADADTGLVARNIAISKRLACIIFFFFDPQGRYLDVAGGYGMLTRLMRDIGFDFYWSDLYCENIFAKGFEASTTTNEFCAITAFEVLEHIYNPIEFIQKSIKDAGTSTIIFSTDLFEGNPPQPENWWYYAFNTGQHISFYQARTIQFIADKLSMFFYSYKTIHILTYKQIHHHILLRIMAGRLGNIGYEYVRKRMNSKILTDHNTLLRKL, from the coding sequence ATGATTAAAAATTGCCCTATATGCTCTTCTAAAAGAGATGTTTACTTCACAGCAACTATTATTAATAAATATGAGGTTAGCTATCTATATTGTAATAATTGCGGTTTGCTACAAACAGAGTATCCATATTGGCTAGAAGAAGCTTATAGTAGTGCTATTGCAGATGCAGATACTGGTTTAGTCGCGAGAAATATTGCAATTTCTAAAAGACTAGCTTGCATTATCTTCTTCTTTTTTGATCCACAAGGCAGGTATTTAGATGTTGCAGGTGGCTATGGGATGCTAACAAGACTGATGAGAGATATTGGTTTTGATTTCTACTGGTCTGACTTATATTGTGAAAATATTTTTGCTAAAGGCTTTGAGGCATCTACTACCACTAATGAATTTTGTGCAATAACTGCTTTTGAGGTATTAGAGCATATCTATAATCCCATTGAATTTATTCAAAAATCTATCAAAGATGCTGGTACATCAACAATTATTTTTTCTACAGATTTGTTTGAAGGCAATCCTCCACAGCCAGAAAATTGGTGGTATTATGCCTTCAATACAGGACAGCATATTTCTTTCTATCAAGCAAGAACAATTCAATTTATAGCAGATAAATTATCAATGTTTTTTTATTCATATAAAACTATTCATATACTTACTTATAAACAGATACATCACCATATACTTTTGAGAATAATGGCTGGACGTTTAGGAAATATTGGCTATGAATATGTAAGAAAAAGAATGAATTCCAAAATTTTAACAGATCATAATACTCTGCTTAGAAAACTATAA
- a CDS encoding glycosyltransferase family 4 protein, giving the protein MIKLYYDYQIFSWSKYGGISRYIYEIATRTAKINTFEVQILAGFYVNKYLEKCSADLVKGWQIPLIPKSSKIIGAINAELSKIWLNHSNPDIVHETFYSRSCIAPKQCKTVITVYDMIHEKFAHLMPEKDRKFSLIKAEAIRRADHIICISQNTKQDLIEILEIDPKIISTIYLGYSLQSHENIKKTPKISDPYILYVGERRLEYKNFKKLLQAYASRRVIFDNFKLVCCGVKSFSDDEIAMIKSFDIDDTHVIYLPGDDKTLANLYTNASAFIYPSLYEGFGIPPLEAMSFSCPVVCSNTSSIPEIVADAGEYFNPYELESIADALERVLFSQVRTKELIMKGQERVKYFSWDTCAEQTQLVYNSLQ; this is encoded by the coding sequence ATGATAAAATTATATTATGATTACCAAATATTTTCTTGGTCAAAATATGGCGGAATTTCCCGTTATATATATGAAATTGCAACTCGAACTGCAAAAATTAATACATTTGAAGTGCAAATTCTTGCTGGATTTTATGTAAATAAGTATTTGGAAAAATGTAGTGCAGATTTAGTCAAAGGATGGCAAATACCTCTCATACCAAAGTCATCCAAAATTATAGGTGCAATAAATGCCGAATTGTCTAAAATATGGCTTAATCATAGTAATCCTGATATTGTTCACGAAACTTTCTACTCTAGGTCATGTATAGCACCTAAGCAATGCAAAACTGTCATAACAGTTTACGACATGATTCACGAAAAGTTTGCACATTTGATGCCAGAAAAAGATAGAAAATTTAGTCTCATAAAAGCAGAAGCAATTAGACGTGCAGATCATATTATTTGTATATCTCAAAATACAAAGCAGGACTTAATTGAAATCTTGGAGATAGATCCTAAAATCATATCTACGATATATCTTGGTTATTCTCTTCAAAGTCATGAAAATATAAAAAAAACTCCAAAAATATCTGACCCTTATATACTTTATGTTGGAGAGAGGAGATTAGAATACAAAAATTTTAAGAAATTACTTCAAGCATATGCTAGTCGTCGAGTGATATTTGATAATTTTAAACTTGTATGCTGCGGAGTAAAATCCTTTTCTGATGACGAGATAGCCATGATTAAAAGCTTTGATATTGATGATACTCATGTCATATATTTACCAGGAGATGACAAAACATTAGCAAATCTTTATACTAATGCATCTGCATTTATTTACCCATCTCTTTATGAAGGTTTTGGTATTCCACCTCTAGAAGCAATGTCATTTAGTTGTCCTGTTGTGTGTAGTAACACTAGTTCAATTCCAGAGATAGTTGCAGATGCAGGTGAATATTTTAATCCTTATGAATTAGAAAGCATAGCAGATGCATTAGAAAGAGTTCTTTTTTCACAAGTAAGGACTAAAGAACTTATTATGAAAGGTCAAGAAAGAGTCAAGTATTTTTCTTGGGATACCTGTGCAGAACAAACACAACTAGTATATAATTCACTACAATAA
- a CDS encoding O-antigen polymerase: protein MWRKIVSPEVLLLLGTLQALSPYILWIIQGPNESYNYEITYLPLFLWTVGYFFFWLGTRFFKSNLDNISPTIVKISFSGLKRIIFIISVLIIIQIINIVRAYGFLPILEFFSGNININDVNNNAVETGFGQLGLFATSLFFLNGLLLSLLIKAIESNKKLSFFFVVNLLIAIFGTLITGKRQGLFILVFFLFSGLSIRFNSPLKSFINIFGLQISKQVRILLYLVVPAILIYFMGLIASLRIGSGYQISGTDETINYLQWPLINFEAQCEQAGLGPYKFNPIYTFVNLLPYRLYEDYVMNNDLPTLPEPSSPVGFYGNLHWGLGILGIIVFSFIFGMISKYFYSKSFFSLPHLLIYCQITWTLIAAHTYNHFLFLVFLPLPALCFLIFGFFCNTIYNK, encoded by the coding sequence ATGTGGCGCAAAATTGTCAGTCCTGAAGTACTTTTGCTACTAGGTACCCTTCAAGCTCTTTCTCCTTATATTCTTTGGATTATTCAAGGGCCAAATGAGAGTTATAACTATGAAATAACTTATTTGCCTTTATTTTTATGGACTGTTGGATATTTCTTCTTTTGGCTAGGTACTAGATTTTTTAAATCTAACCTGGATAATATATCTCCTACGATAGTAAAAATTAGTTTTAGTGGTTTAAAAAGAATAATATTCATTATTTCAGTTCTAATAATTATTCAAATTATAAATATTGTTCGAGCTTATGGTTTTTTACCAATTCTAGAATTTTTCTCAGGAAATATAAATATAAATGATGTGAACAACAATGCTGTTGAAACTGGCTTTGGTCAGTTAGGTCTTTTTGCCACGTCTTTATTTTTTTTAAATGGATTATTATTATCTTTATTAATCAAAGCGATAGAATCTAATAAAAAACTCTCTTTCTTTTTCGTAGTTAATTTACTAATTGCTATTTTTGGAACTTTGATAACTGGAAAACGCCAGGGATTGTTTATTTTAGTATTTTTTCTATTTTCTGGACTCTCAATCCGTTTTAATAGTCCATTAAAAAGCTTTATAAATATATTTGGACTCCAGATCAGTAAGCAGGTAAGAATCTTACTTTACTTGGTTGTGCCAGCAATCTTAATTTACTTTATGGGTTTGATTGCTTCTTTAAGGATTGGTTCAGGTTATCAAATATCTGGCACTGATGAAACTATAAATTATCTCCAATGGCCTCTAATTAATTTCGAGGCGCAGTGCGAACAAGCTGGATTAGGACCATATAAGTTTAACCCTATATACACGTTCGTTAATTTGCTACCCTATAGACTTTATGAAGACTACGTAATGAATAATGATTTACCTACTCTTCCTGAGCCAAGTTCCCCTGTAGGGTTCTATGGAAATTTACATTGGGGATTAGGAATTCTGGGAATTATTGTATTTTCTTTTATTTTTGGAATGATATCTAAATATTTTTATAGCAAATCATTTTTTAGTCTGCCACATTTGTTAATTTATTGCCAAATTACATGGACTTTAATTGCTGCTCATACCTATAATCATTTTCTTTTTCTTGTTTTTTTACCATTACCTGCATTATGTTTCTTAATTTTTGGCTTTTTCTGCAATACTATATATAACAAATAA
- a CDS encoding glycosyltransferase, which yields MMKVLCVFGKYQYGNSARGINTEYAAFVPALRKLGHEVVHFESWDMSAYASYAEMNQALLETVGKVQPDVILTVQMHYEIWLETLKIIQARGDVATICWTTDDSWKYRQVSRFIGSAYHAMTTTYPEIINKYHQDNIQNVLLSQWAASSETFNEPLSCKYCQYPVSFVGRAFGNRNYRISQLQKSGIEVASFGYGWPSGSIPAEEIPQIMRESVISLNFANSIGQNQIKARTFEVPGAGGFLLTEYTPGLERYYTLGKEIEIFYDIPELVEKINYYVAHPEERDAIAWAGFERTKREHNYEIRMQEVLDFAIKSKENWLKNNRIQLSQLSQLSLNDACDSHKISWELKVLSVILLWFCRLIFGQEKGSKAARRIIFELSWRLFKKTTFTASGWPGRMFPKY from the coding sequence ATGATGAAGGTATTATGCGTTTTTGGAAAGTATCAGTATGGTAATTCTGCCCGTGGAATTAACACTGAATACGCAGCATTTGTACCAGCTTTAAGAAAATTAGGACATGAGGTTGTTCACTTTGAATCATGGGATATGTCAGCCTACGCCAGTTACGCTGAAATGAACCAAGCACTACTAGAAACAGTGGGCAAAGTACAACCTGATGTCATATTAACAGTTCAAATGCATTATGAAATTTGGTTAGAAACATTAAAAATTATTCAAGCACGTGGAGATGTTGCAACTATTTGTTGGACTACTGATGATTCCTGGAAATACAGGCAAGTATCGCGATTTATAGGCAGTGCATATCATGCAATGACTACAACATATCCTGAGATTATCAATAAATATCATCAGGATAATATTCAAAATGTTTTATTATCTCAGTGGGCAGCTAGTTCAGAGACATTTAATGAGCCTTTGTCTTGCAAATATTGCCAATATCCAGTCTCTTTTGTAGGAAGAGCATTTGGTAATCGAAATTACCGCATATCTCAATTACAAAAATCTGGAATTGAAGTGGCAAGTTTTGGTTATGGCTGGCCTTCTGGATCAATACCAGCAGAAGAAATACCACAGATTATGAGAGAGTCCGTAATCAGCCTCAATTTTGCTAACTCTATAGGTCAAAACCAAATTAAAGCAAGAACTTTTGAAGTCCCTGGTGCTGGTGGTTTTTTATTAACCGAATATACACCAGGATTAGAAAGGTATTATACGCTAGGTAAAGAAATTGAAATCTTTTATGACATCCCCGAATTAGTTGAAAAAATAAATTACTATGTGGCACATCCAGAAGAGCGGGACGCGATCGCGTGGGCTGGGTTTGAAAGAACTAAGCGGGAACATAATTATGAAATTCGTATGCAAGAAGTTTTAGATTTTGCTATAAAGTCTAAGGAAAATTGGTTAAAAAATAATCGCATACAATTATCACAACTATCACAATTATCACTTAATGATGCATGTGACTCCCACAAAATTAGCTGGGAATTAAAAGTTTTAAGTGTAATTTTATTGTGGTTTTGTAGATTAATTTTCGGACAAGAAAAAGGTAGCAAGGCAGCGAGAAGAATTATATTTGAACTCAGCTGGAGACTGTTTAAAAAAACTACTTTTACAGCTAGTGGTTGGCCTGGTAGAATGTTTCCCAAATATTGA
- a CDS encoding glycosyltransferase family 2 protein, giving the protein MKTSVSVVIPCYFCAHTIDRAVKSIVQQTLRPSEVILVNDGSKDDTWKILQKLQAEYEENWIKIVDLKLNYGPSKARNIGWDLATQDYIAFLDADNAWHPEKIAFQYLWMCNNPHVLVSGHAPPGSLSNSNKYNLEPILLNQDVKARVVTKKQILKSNPFETSSIMIKRNIHYRFDNKQRYCEDYFLWMQICLDQQIIYLLDKQLTYVYKQPKSLSSNIVKMRLGDINNFWKLWRNNRINLAEMIFLISKSLIKFMILLISPKLHSYMKYILYSHKN; this is encoded by the coding sequence ATGAAAACATCTGTTAGTGTTGTGATACCATGTTACTTTTGTGCTCATACCATTGATAGAGCCGTTAAGTCTATAGTTCAACAAACTCTTAGACCATCAGAGGTCATACTTGTCAATGATGGAAGTAAAGATGATACTTGGAAAATTCTACAAAAATTACAAGCTGAATATGAAGAAAATTGGATAAAAATTGTAGATTTAAAGTTAAATTATGGCCCTTCTAAAGCTCGTAATATTGGTTGGGATTTAGCTACTCAAGATTATATTGCTTTTCTGGATGCTGATAATGCTTGGCATCCAGAAAAAATAGCATTTCAGTATTTATGGATGTGTAATAATCCTCATGTATTAGTTTCTGGACACGCACCGCCTGGATCTCTTTCAAATTCCAATAAATATAATCTAGAGCCTATACTCTTAAATCAAGACGTTAAAGCCAGAGTAGTGACAAAAAAACAAATATTAAAGTCTAATCCTTTTGAAACTTCATCAATAATGATTAAGAGAAATATTCATTATCGATTTGATAATAAGCAAAGATACTGCGAAGATTATTTTTTATGGATGCAAATTTGTCTCGATCAGCAAATTATTTATTTATTGGATAAACAATTAACTTATGTTTATAAACAACCTAAAAGTTTGAGTAGTAATATTGTGAAAATGAGATTAGGAGATATTAATAACTTTTGGAAACTTTGGAGAAATAATAGAATCAACTTGGCGGAAATGATTTTCTTGATAAGTAAATCATTAATCAAATTTATGATTTTATTAATTTCACCGAAACTTCACTCTTATATGAAATATATTTTATATTCTCATAAGAATTAA
- a CDS encoding glycosyltransferase, translated as MEAAISISASLVLYKNDSGMVNRVIMSTINTPLDIKLCVIDNSPEPNLKTLFTNIEQVDYHYNDANNIGFGKAHNLALSKCRMADYHLVLNPDIYFDKNVIPELINYLENHQEVGLIQPKILFPNGEIQYLCKRYPRFFALFARRFIPQSLHFLVKAYLDWYEMRDMGYDKVADVLYLSGCFMLFRRKYLDEIGYFDENIFMYLEDADITLRMAEKYKTVFYPHVHIFHHWARGSYKSIHLAIINILSAIYFFNKHGWKIF; from the coding sequence ATGGAAGCAGCAATAAGTATTAGTGCATCACTAGTTCTGTATAAAAATGATAGTGGCATGGTTAACCGTGTGATAATGTCTACTATCAACACACCTTTAGATATAAAATTGTGTGTGATTGATAATTCACCTGAGCCTAATTTAAAAACATTATTTACGAATATAGAGCAAGTTGATTATCATTATAATGATGCCAATAATATTGGCTTTGGTAAAGCACATAATTTAGCGCTTTCTAAATGTAGAATGGCTGACTACCATCTTGTGCTTAATCCAGACATATATTTTGACAAAAATGTTATACCAGAACTGATAAATTATTTAGAAAATCATCAGGAAGTTGGTCTAATTCAACCCAAAATATTGTTTCCTAATGGTGAAATCCAATATCTTTGTAAGCGTTATCCAAGATTTTTTGCATTGTTTGCTAGACGTTTTATTCCTCAATCATTACACTTCCTGGTAAAAGCTTATTTGGACTGGTATGAAATGCGGGACATGGGCTACGATAAGGTGGCAGATGTTTTGTATTTATCTGGGTGCTTTATGCTTTTTCGTAGAAAGTATCTAGATGAAATTGGATACTTTGACGAAAATATATTTATGTATCTTGAGGATGCAGATATAACTTTAAGAATGGCTGAAAAATATAAAACAGTATTTTATCCTCATGTACATATTTTTCACCATTGGGCTAGAGGCTCATATAAGTCAATTCATCTCGCAATAATTAATATTCTGTCAGCTATTTATTTTTTCAACAAACATGGATGGAAAATTTTCTAG
- a CDS encoding tetratricopeptide repeat protein, with translation MTLNNQLKTVCVQPLSYLTLSMITTMISAPSVLAVTLQNSFHSPEQSAERLTPQRNVNITEPKIAQLQQDSLLQERSQFIQQANAQYSQGDFKGAEESLRKFLKRFPEDAFGHYQLGNVLFRQNRLEEAITSYQEAIRLKPKYALAYNAIGIVYASQSRWDEAMSEYRKALEINSDYADALTNLALALWQTNKRDEALTSLKKAINIFKSQNRKEKASQVEQILQKIQNSDNPGVS, from the coding sequence ATGACGCTGAACAACCAACTTAAAACAGTATGTGTTCAACCTCTTAGTTACTTAACACTAAGCATGATCACGACAATGATTAGCGCGCCATCAGTGTTAGCGGTAACATTGCAAAATTCTTTTCATTCCCCAGAACAGTCTGCTGAAAGATTAACTCCACAGCGCAACGTCAACATTACAGAGCCAAAAATCGCACAATTACAGCAAGACTCACTTCTTCAAGAGCGATCGCAGTTTATTCAACAAGCAAATGCTCAATACAGTCAAGGTGATTTTAAAGGAGCAGAGGAAAGTTTACGTAAATTTCTCAAAAGATTCCCCGAAGATGCATTTGGTCATTATCAACTGGGAAATGTACTATTTCGACAAAATAGGTTAGAGGAAGCAATCACCTCTTACCAAGAAGCCATCCGCCTCAAACCCAAATATGCCCTAGCTTATAATGCGATCGGTATTGTTTACGCTAGCCAAAGCCGCTGGGATGAAGCTATGAGCGAATATCGCAAAGCTTTGGAAATTAATTCTGATTATGCCGATGCATTAACGAATTTAGCACTAGCATTATGGCAAACAAATAAACGAGATGAAGCTTTAACTTCTCTCAAAAAAGCTATAAATATTTTCAAATCGCAAAATAGAAAGGAAAAAGCTTCCCAAGTTGAACAAATTTTGCAAAAAATCCAAAATTCCGATAACCCTGGTGTGTCTTAA
- a CDS encoding BON domain-containing protein, translating into MGWLQRLFGMEKPEDAQVNPEPTLVAENSSEGESIPLERVGLNGEYDQSGLAKRVALAFDEDSRFDDINTIYVAQLGSTVVLKGKVPDQDILSQLVEIAGGVSGATDVVTDEVGVG; encoded by the coding sequence ATGGGTTGGTTACAAAGACTCTTTGGTATGGAAAAACCAGAAGATGCTCAAGTGAACCCTGAGCCAACTTTAGTGGCTGAGAACTCTTCTGAAGGCGAAAGCATTCCGCTTGAGCGAGTGGGACTAAATGGGGAATATGATCAAAGTGGTTTAGCAAAAAGAGTTGCGCTAGCGTTTGATGAAGATTCTCGCTTTGATGACATTAATACAATTTATGTTGCTCAGTTAGGCAGTACGGTAGTTTTAAAAGGAAAAGTACCAGATCAAGACATTTTAAGTCAATTGGTAGAGATTGCTGGTGGAGTTAGTGGTGCTACCGATGTTGTGACTGATGAAGTAGGAGTTGGTTAG